A portion of the Esox lucius isolate fEsoLuc1 chromosome 20, fEsoLuc1.pri, whole genome shotgun sequence genome contains these proteins:
- the tbx20 gene encoding T-box transcription factor TBX20 isoform X3: MEYTSPKPQLSSRANAFSIAAIMSSGKTKEKETEENTIKPLEQFVEKSSCNQGLGELASLDAHGDFSGSTPAVCTEPLIPTTPSVPSEEMAKISCSLETKELWDKFHELGTEMIITKSGRRMFPTIRVSFSGVDSEAKYIVLMDIVPVDNKRYRYAYHRSSWLVAGKADPPLPARLYVHPDSPFTGEQLLKQMVSFEKVKLTNNELDQHGHIILNSMHKYQPRVHIIKKKDHTASLLNLKSEEFRTFVFTETVFTAVTAYQNQLITKLKIDSNPFAKGFRDSSRLTDMESRESVESLIHKHSYARSPIRTYAGEEETLGEDGHSTHRGSAFTAADNLSLSSWVTTTSGFSGFQHPQSLSAMGSSSTSLTSPLPHPIQGSLPAYGRLGMPLTPSALAGTMQGSGPSFPSFHMPRYHHYFQQGPYAAIQGLRHSSTVMTPFV; the protein is encoded by the exons ATGGAGTACACTTCTCCGAAGCCTCAGCTCTCATCCCGGGCAAACGCATTCTCTATCGCCGCTATCATGTCAAGTGGAAAAACGAAGGAAAAGGAAACCGAGGAAAACACTATCAAGCCACTTG AACAATTCGTGGAGAAGTCCTCCTGTAACCAGGGTTTGGGAGAGCTAGCTTCTCTGGATGCACACGGAGATTTCAGCGGGAGTACGCCTGCAGTGTGCACAGAGCCTCTCATCCCAACCACCCCCAGTGTTCCCAGCGAGGAGATGGCCAAAATATCCTGCAGTCTAGAGACCAAGGAACTCTGGGACAAATTCCATGAGCTTGGCACAGAGATGATCATCACTAAATCTGGAAG AAGAATGTTTCCCACTATCCGTGTGTCCTTTTCCGGGGTGGACTCCGAGGCAAAATACATCGTGTTGATGGACATTGTACCTGTCGACAACAAACGCTACCGATATGCCTACCACAGGTCGTCCTGGCTCGTGGCGGGGAAGGCAGATCCTCCTCTGCCGGCACG GTTATACGTGCACCCTGACTCTCCATTCACTGGTGAACAGCTGCTAAAGCAAATGGTTTCTTTCGAGAAAGTGAAGCTCACCAACAACGAACTGGACCAGCATGGACAC ATCATACTGAACTCCATGCATAAGTACCAGCCCCGGGTGCACATCATAAAGAAGAAAGACCACACTGCCTCACTGCTCAACCTCAAGTCAGAGGAGTTCCGCACCTTTGTCTTCACAGAGACTGTCTTTACTGCTGTCACTGCCTACCAGAACCAGCTG ATAACCAAGCTAAAGATCGACAGCAACCCGTTTGCCAAAGGCTTCAGAGACTCGTCCCGACTGACAGACATGGAGAG CAGGGAAAGTGTTGAGAGTTTGATCCACAAGCACTCATACGCCCGGTCGCCAATCCGCACCTACGCCGGAGAGGAGGAGACACTGGGAGAGGACGGACACTCCACGCACAGGG GATCAGCATTCACGGCTGCTGACAACCTCTCCCTGAGCTCCTGGGTCACCACCACTTCTGGTTTCTCAGGCTTCCAGCACCCCCAGTCCCTCTCTGCCATGGGGTCCAGCAGCACTTCCCTGACCAGCCCCCTGCCTCACCCCATCCAGGGCTCCCTACCCGCCTACGGGCGTCTGGGCATGCCTCTGACGCCCTCTGCCCTGGCGGGCACCATGCAGGGCAGCGGGCCCTCGTTTCCTTCCTTCCACATGCCCCGTTACCACCACTATTTCCAGCAGGGCCCCTACGCCGCCATCCAGGGACTGCGACACTCCTCCACCGTCATGACCCCGTTTGTATGA
- the tbx20 gene encoding T-box transcription factor TBX20 isoform X4 has protein sequence MEYTSPKPQLSSRANAFSIAAIMSSGKTKEKETEENTIKPLEQFVEKSSCNQGLGELASLDAHGDFSGSTPAVCTEPLIPTTPSVPSEEMAKISCSLETKELWDKFHELGTEMIITKSGRRMFPTIRVSFSGVDSEAKYIVLMDIVPVDNKRYRYAYHRSSWLVAGKADPPLPARLYVHPDSPFTGEQLLKQMVSFEKVKLTNNELDQHGHIILNSMHKYQPRVHIIKKKDHTASLLNLKSEEFRTFVFTETVFTAVTAYQNQLITKLKIDSNPFAKGFRDSSRLTDMERESVESLIHKHSYARSPIRTYAGEEETLGEDGHSTHRGSAFTAADNLSLSSWVTTTSGFSGFQHPQSLSAMGSSSTSLTSPLPHPIQGSLPAYGRLGMPLTPSALAGTMQGSGPSFPSFHMPRYHHYFQQGPYAAIQGLRHSSTVMTPFV, from the exons ATGGAGTACACTTCTCCGAAGCCTCAGCTCTCATCCCGGGCAAACGCATTCTCTATCGCCGCTATCATGTCAAGTGGAAAAACGAAGGAAAAGGAAACCGAGGAAAACACTATCAAGCCACTTG AACAATTCGTGGAGAAGTCCTCCTGTAACCAGGGTTTGGGAGAGCTAGCTTCTCTGGATGCACACGGAGATTTCAGCGGGAGTACGCCTGCAGTGTGCACAGAGCCTCTCATCCCAACCACCCCCAGTGTTCCCAGCGAGGAGATGGCCAAAATATCCTGCAGTCTAGAGACCAAGGAACTCTGGGACAAATTCCATGAGCTTGGCACAGAGATGATCATCACTAAATCTGGAAG AAGAATGTTTCCCACTATCCGTGTGTCCTTTTCCGGGGTGGACTCCGAGGCAAAATACATCGTGTTGATGGACATTGTACCTGTCGACAACAAACGCTACCGATATGCCTACCACAGGTCGTCCTGGCTCGTGGCGGGGAAGGCAGATCCTCCTCTGCCGGCACG GTTATACGTGCACCCTGACTCTCCATTCACTGGTGAACAGCTGCTAAAGCAAATGGTTTCTTTCGAGAAAGTGAAGCTCACCAACAACGAACTGGACCAGCATGGACAC ATCATACTGAACTCCATGCATAAGTACCAGCCCCGGGTGCACATCATAAAGAAGAAAGACCACACTGCCTCACTGCTCAACCTCAAGTCAGAGGAGTTCCGCACCTTTGTCTTCACAGAGACTGTCTTTACTGCTGTCACTGCCTACCAGAACCAGCTG ATAACCAAGCTAAAGATCGACAGCAACCCGTTTGCCAAAGGCTTCAGAGACTCGTCCCGACTGACAGACATGGAGAG GGAAAGTGTTGAGAGTTTGATCCACAAGCACTCATACGCCCGGTCGCCAATCCGCACCTACGCCGGAGAGGAGGAGACACTGGGAGAGGACGGACACTCCACGCACAGGG GATCAGCATTCACGGCTGCTGACAACCTCTCCCTGAGCTCCTGGGTCACCACCACTTCTGGTTTCTCAGGCTTCCAGCACCCCCAGTCCCTCTCTGCCATGGGGTCCAGCAGCACTTCCCTGACCAGCCCCCTGCCTCACCCCATCCAGGGCTCCCTACCCGCCTACGGGCGTCTGGGCATGCCTCTGACGCCCTCTGCCCTGGCGGGCACCATGCAGGGCAGCGGGCCCTCGTTTCCTTCCTTCCACATGCCCCGTTACCACCACTATTTCCAGCAGGGCCCCTACGCCGCCATCCAGGGACTGCGACACTCCTCCACCGTCATGACCCCGTTTGTATGA
- the tbx20 gene encoding T-box transcription factor TBX20 isoform X2, with protein MEYTSPKPQLSSRANAFSIAAIMSSGKTKEKETEENTIKPLEQFVEKSSCNQGLGELASLDAHGDFSGSTPAVCTEPLIPTTPSVPSEEMAKISCSLETKELWDKFHELGTEMIITKSGRRMFPTIRVSFSGVDSEAKYIVLMDIVPVDNKRYRYAYHRSSWLVAGKADPPLPARLYVHPDSPFTGEQLLKQMVSFEKVKLTNNELDQHGHIILNSMHKYQPRVHIIKKKDHTASLLNLKSEEFRTFVFTETVFTAVTAYQNQLITKLKIDSNPFAKGFRDSSRLTDMERLQQRYDMSWESVESLIHKHSYARSPIRTYAGEEETLGEDGHSTHRGSAFTAADNLSLSSWVTTTSGFSGFQHPQSLSAMGSSSTSLTSPLPHPIQGSLPAYGRLGMPLTPSALAGTMQGSGPSFPSFHMPRYHHYFQQGPYAAIQGLRHSSTVMTPFV; from the exons ATGGAGTACACTTCTCCGAAGCCTCAGCTCTCATCCCGGGCAAACGCATTCTCTATCGCCGCTATCATGTCAAGTGGAAAAACGAAGGAAAAGGAAACCGAGGAAAACACTATCAAGCCACTTG AACAATTCGTGGAGAAGTCCTCCTGTAACCAGGGTTTGGGAGAGCTAGCTTCTCTGGATGCACACGGAGATTTCAGCGGGAGTACGCCTGCAGTGTGCACAGAGCCTCTCATCCCAACCACCCCCAGTGTTCCCAGCGAGGAGATGGCCAAAATATCCTGCAGTCTAGAGACCAAGGAACTCTGGGACAAATTCCATGAGCTTGGCACAGAGATGATCATCACTAAATCTGGAAG AAGAATGTTTCCCACTATCCGTGTGTCCTTTTCCGGGGTGGACTCCGAGGCAAAATACATCGTGTTGATGGACATTGTACCTGTCGACAACAAACGCTACCGATATGCCTACCACAGGTCGTCCTGGCTCGTGGCGGGGAAGGCAGATCCTCCTCTGCCGGCACG GTTATACGTGCACCCTGACTCTCCATTCACTGGTGAACAGCTGCTAAAGCAAATGGTTTCTTTCGAGAAAGTGAAGCTCACCAACAACGAACTGGACCAGCATGGACAC ATCATACTGAACTCCATGCATAAGTACCAGCCCCGGGTGCACATCATAAAGAAGAAAGACCACACTGCCTCACTGCTCAACCTCAAGTCAGAGGAGTTCCGCACCTTTGTCTTCACAGAGACTGTCTTTACTGCTGTCACTGCCTACCAGAACCAGCTG ATAACCAAGCTAAAGATCGACAGCAACCCGTTTGCCAAAGGCTTCAGAGACTCGTCCCGACTGACAGACATGGAGAG GTTACAGCAAAGATATGATATGTCTTG GGAAAGTGTTGAGAGTTTGATCCACAAGCACTCATACGCCCGGTCGCCAATCCGCACCTACGCCGGAGAGGAGGAGACACTGGGAGAGGACGGACACTCCACGCACAGGG GATCAGCATTCACGGCTGCTGACAACCTCTCCCTGAGCTCCTGGGTCACCACCACTTCTGGTTTCTCAGGCTTCCAGCACCCCCAGTCCCTCTCTGCCATGGGGTCCAGCAGCACTTCCCTGACCAGCCCCCTGCCTCACCCCATCCAGGGCTCCCTACCCGCCTACGGGCGTCTGGGCATGCCTCTGACGCCCTCTGCCCTGGCGGGCACCATGCAGGGCAGCGGGCCCTCGTTTCCTTCCTTCCACATGCCCCGTTACCACCACTATTTCCAGCAGGGCCCCTACGCCGCCATCCAGGGACTGCGACACTCCTCCACCGTCATGACCCCGTTTGTATGA
- the tbx20 gene encoding T-box transcription factor TBX20 isoform X1, translated as MEYTSPKPQLSSRANAFSIAAIMSSGKTKEKETEENTIKPLEQFVEKSSCNQGLGELASLDAHGDFSGSTPAVCTEPLIPTTPSVPSEEMAKISCSLETKELWDKFHELGTEMIITKSGRRMFPTIRVSFSGVDSEAKYIVLMDIVPVDNKRYRYAYHRSSWLVAGKADPPLPARLYVHPDSPFTGEQLLKQMVSFEKVKLTNNELDQHGHIILNSMHKYQPRVHIIKKKDHTASLLNLKSEEFRTFVFTETVFTAVTAYQNQLITKLKIDSNPFAKGFRDSSRLTDMERLQQRYDMSCRESVESLIHKHSYARSPIRTYAGEEETLGEDGHSTHRGSAFTAADNLSLSSWVTTTSGFSGFQHPQSLSAMGSSSTSLTSPLPHPIQGSLPAYGRLGMPLTPSALAGTMQGSGPSFPSFHMPRYHHYFQQGPYAAIQGLRHSSTVMTPFV; from the exons ATGGAGTACACTTCTCCGAAGCCTCAGCTCTCATCCCGGGCAAACGCATTCTCTATCGCCGCTATCATGTCAAGTGGAAAAACGAAGGAAAAGGAAACCGAGGAAAACACTATCAAGCCACTTG AACAATTCGTGGAGAAGTCCTCCTGTAACCAGGGTTTGGGAGAGCTAGCTTCTCTGGATGCACACGGAGATTTCAGCGGGAGTACGCCTGCAGTGTGCACAGAGCCTCTCATCCCAACCACCCCCAGTGTTCCCAGCGAGGAGATGGCCAAAATATCCTGCAGTCTAGAGACCAAGGAACTCTGGGACAAATTCCATGAGCTTGGCACAGAGATGATCATCACTAAATCTGGAAG AAGAATGTTTCCCACTATCCGTGTGTCCTTTTCCGGGGTGGACTCCGAGGCAAAATACATCGTGTTGATGGACATTGTACCTGTCGACAACAAACGCTACCGATATGCCTACCACAGGTCGTCCTGGCTCGTGGCGGGGAAGGCAGATCCTCCTCTGCCGGCACG GTTATACGTGCACCCTGACTCTCCATTCACTGGTGAACAGCTGCTAAAGCAAATGGTTTCTTTCGAGAAAGTGAAGCTCACCAACAACGAACTGGACCAGCATGGACAC ATCATACTGAACTCCATGCATAAGTACCAGCCCCGGGTGCACATCATAAAGAAGAAAGACCACACTGCCTCACTGCTCAACCTCAAGTCAGAGGAGTTCCGCACCTTTGTCTTCACAGAGACTGTCTTTACTGCTGTCACTGCCTACCAGAACCAGCTG ATAACCAAGCTAAAGATCGACAGCAACCCGTTTGCCAAAGGCTTCAGAGACTCGTCCCGACTGACAGACATGGAGAG GTTACAGCAAAGATATGATATGTCTTG CAGGGAAAGTGTTGAGAGTTTGATCCACAAGCACTCATACGCCCGGTCGCCAATCCGCACCTACGCCGGAGAGGAGGAGACACTGGGAGAGGACGGACACTCCACGCACAGGG GATCAGCATTCACGGCTGCTGACAACCTCTCCCTGAGCTCCTGGGTCACCACCACTTCTGGTTTCTCAGGCTTCCAGCACCCCCAGTCCCTCTCTGCCATGGGGTCCAGCAGCACTTCCCTGACCAGCCCCCTGCCTCACCCCATCCAGGGCTCCCTACCCGCCTACGGGCGTCTGGGCATGCCTCTGACGCCCTCTGCCCTGGCGGGCACCATGCAGGGCAGCGGGCCCTCGTTTCCTTCCTTCCACATGCCCCGTTACCACCACTATTTCCAGCAGGGCCCCTACGCCGCCATCCAGGGACTGCGACACTCCTCCACCGTCATGACCCCGTTTGTATGA